In Fusarium falciforme chromosome 10, complete sequence, a single genomic region encodes these proteins:
- a CDS encoding Fungal-trans domain-containing protein — protein MYRPSLDHTLVELQDPGGAWDTKSFMLSTSICAYTLAVLPSSISGVSWPVAHVFYAAFKKAQDEYGLQDIECLDSSSVVIHLMHAAWHHVSGNPQASWYVLGQAMNTALLMRLHDEKTYESMPFVESQLCRRAFWALYTGCQASCFLGDHPSIFNKSLFRGVRVPRYPKEFGPEDQAVITKYDGRQHSIGILTGFNANQDLWKAAENLLQAVREGDSVDTATSDSRLATSYFRFCAILDDLPTALRFHNSVDITLEGFSFAKQGDYQPRVPQALAIQRTNLHISHQYLKLFFLRNYSFLGINNPLAAPKLPNLSPGTDSQMSLSQSDLMAASPTSRLSSNRGNQAQPQTEHVQRSLGAGLDRQILQIAEDMLYVIHTSGLDSLRLNGEPCTEKIRHVAASVLEVLAQDVVDPSLLERAVNLRDLYPHLLARLESKASDERRSTAAGGPSTNT, from the coding sequence ATGTACAGACCTTCTCTTGACCATACTCTGGTAGAGTTACAGGACCCGGGAGGGGCCTGGGACACAAAATCCTTCATGCTCTCGACCTCAATCTGTGCTTATACCCTTGCGGTTCTGCCAAGTTCAATATCTGGAGTTTCATGGCCAGTTGCCCATGTATTCTACGCAGCCTTCAAAAAGGCACAGGATGAATACGGGCTACAGGACATCGAATGCCTTGACAGCTCTTCCGTGGTCATACATCTCATGCATGCCGCCTGGCACCATGTTTCTGGAAATCCCCAGGCATCATGGTATGTTCTTGGGCAAGCCATGAATACAGCATTGCTGATGCGATTGCACGATGAGAAGACGTATGAGTCAATGCCTTTTGTAGAAAGCCAACTGTGCCGACGTGCCTTTTGGGCGTTGTACACTGGATGTCAGGCATCTTGCTTCCTTGGCGACCATCCGAGTATCTTCAACAAGAGCCTGTTCAGGGGTGTCAGGGTTCCGAGGTACCCCAAAGAGTTTGGCCCAGAGGATCAGGCTGTGATAACAAAATATGATGGTCGACAACACAGTATCGGCATCCTAACAGGCTTCAACGCAAACCAGGATCTGTGGAAGGCAGCAGAGAATCTCTTACAGGCGGTGCGAGAAGGAGATTCAGTCGATACAGCCACATCGGACAGCCGACTGGCTACTTCATATTTCAGGTTTTGCGCAATTCTCGACGATCTTCCCACAGCTCTTCGGTTCCACAACTCTGTCGACATCACTCTCGAGGGCTTTTCCTTTGCCAAGCAAGGGGACTATCAGCCTCGCGTCCCCCAGGCCCTTGCAATACAGCGAACAAACTTGCACATATCTCATCAATATCTGAAACTCTTTTTCCTACGGAATTATTCATTCTTGGGGATTAACAATCCTCTGGCAGCCCCAAAGCTGCCGAACCTATCACCCGGGACAGACTCCCAGATGTCTCTATCGCAGTCAGATTTGATGGCCGCGAGTCCTACGTCTCGATTGTCTTCAAACCGTGGCAACCAAGCTCAACCACAGACCGAGCATGTACAAAGAAGCCTCGGCGCTGGCTTAGACCGTCAAATATTGCAGATCGCCGAAGACATGCTGTACGTCATCCATACTTCTGGCCTCGACAGCCTCAGACTGAACGGTGAGCCATGTACCGAGAAGATTCGGCATGTAGCTGCATCTGTACTGGAAGTGCTTGCGCAGGACGTCGTCGACCCCTCTTTGTTGGAGCGTGCGGTCAATCTTCGAGACCTATATCCGCATCTTTTGGCGAGGCTGGAAAGCAAGGCTTCTGATGAGCGACGCTCAACAGCAGCTGGAGGCCCCAGTACAAATACTTAA